AAGCGCTTTACAAAGTAAAAAGTGAGCTTGGAAAAGATGCAATAATTCTTCAGACAAGGCAGATTAAAAAGGGCGGGATTCTGGGATTTCTTTCCAAGACCAAAGTTGAAGTAATAGCCGCCTGTGACGTAAACGCAACGGCAAAACCAATGTCAAACCCCGTGATATACTCGGTACCTAAAAGGGAAAACAGCCAAGAAAAACTGGAAGATATAAAAAACGAGATAAACGAAGTAAAAGATATGCTGAAAAATCTGTACTCCCGAGGTGTACATATAGAAAAACCCTTGCCGGACTTACCGTCACCACTGGGTGAAATATACCAAAGGCTTAAATTGATGGAAATAGATAAGGATTTAATAGATAAGTTTATCGATGGTTTAAAACGAGATTTTCCCGGTGAAAACTTTGACGAAAATGCGGCCAAGACTTATTTAAAAAACCAGATTATATCAATAATAAAGCCCACGGAGCCAATAAAATTTTTGGAAAGCGAACCATCCAAAATCGTGTTTGTAGGTCCGACCGGAGTTGGAAAAACTACCACGATAGCAAAACTCGCTGCTTTTTATACGCTAAACCAGGGAAAAAAAGTTGCCCTAGTTACTGCCGACACTTACCGGGTTGGTGCTGTTGAGCAGCTGAAGACCTATGGGGACCTTCTTGAAATTCCGGTAGAAGTAATATTTGAACCAAAAGAAGCCCCGATTTTATTGAAGAAGCTTTCCGGTTACGACCTAATTTTGATCGACACTATGGGTACAAGCCCCAGGAATAAAATGCAGATCAAAAAAATTAAGGGTTTGATAGAAAATATAAAGCCAACAGAAACCCATATGGTAATAAGTGCTACAACCAGAACAGGGGATATTTACGAAATTCTGGAGAATTACAAGGAAATAAATTATCAAAAACTTATCTTTACCAAACTTGATGAAACCAGAACCTACGGACTAATATTGAATGCTATTTATTCTACAAACTGCAGTCCCTCATACCTTACGGTTGGTCAAAACGTTCCAGACGATATAGAGGTTGCCTCGGCTGCCAAAATAGCAGATCTCATCCTGGAGGGAAGCGATCGATGAACGATCAGGCCAGTAAACTGCGGAGCTTGGAGAAAAGACGGGTTCATCAGGTAAAGGTTTCAAATTCGGTTAGGGTTATAGCAGTGACCAGTGGTAAGGGTGGAGTGGGAAAAACTAATTTTTCGGTTAACGTATCCATTGCGCTGCAGGAAATGGGTAAGAGCGTCCTATTAATTGACGCCGATCTTGGGCTTGCAAATGTCGATCTTTTAATGGGGCTAAATCCTAAGTTTAACTTATTTCATGTGTTAGCAGGTCAGAAATCTATAAATGACATCATTTTAGATGGACCCGGAGGAATAAAGATAATCCCCGGCGCTTCAGGACTTTATAATCTCGCCAATCTGTCGCAGACCGAAATCGACGGACTGATCAAGGCCTTTAATAATATAGATCTGCCCCTAGATATTATAGTTATCGATACCGGTGCAGGTATATCTAAAAACGTTATGAGCCTCGTCCGCGCTTCGAAAGAGGTTGTTGTGGTAACAACGCCGGAACCCACTTCGTTGACCGATGCATATGCAGTTATCAAATTGGTTCACAAGGATGTCGAAAAAATACATCTTGTCGTCAATAAAGCCGATAATTTCAAAACCGCAGAGGCAACAGCTCAAAGGTTAACGAATGCTTCTTTAAAGTTCTTGAGCACCTCCATAAATTATTTAGGTTTTATACTAGAGGATAAAACGGTTTTTCGTTCAAATATGGAACAAGTCCCTTTTTATGTAAGATTTCCAAGTAGCCTTCCATCGAAATGCGTGATGAATATCGGTAGGAGACTACTTGAGGGTGAACTCGATTTTCCTGTTAGAGAGCAAACGGTCGGGGGCTGGATAAAAAAATTTTTATCATTTATGAGGAAGTAAAAAACGGGGGTTTCTAAGTCTATGAAAAATATGCATTTGGAAGTAGGAATGAAAGTCGAGATCGAGGTAATTAGGGATGATCAGAATATAACACTTCCCACAAAAGTGGAGGATTTTGACGGTGACAGGATTTTGCTGGGAATGCCCTTTTTTGAGGGGAAGCTTTTTTTCCTGAAATCCGATGAGCTTGTCAGAATTTACTACGCAAAAAACTCTAGCTTTTATTTCGTAAAAGCTAGAGTTGTGGACAAAAAATATGCTCCGATTCCGATTATAGCGGTCGAACTGCTGGGACCTCCGGAAAAAAACCAGAGAAGGGGTTATTTCAGGTTACAGGTCTCTTTGAACGTAAAGATTAGACCTGAAGGGACAGAAAACTGGATAAATGCTTATGTAATCGATTTGAGTGCCAGCGGAGCGATGATATATTTCAGAAAGGAAATAGAGAAAGGGCAGATCGTTGAGATAAAATTGCAGCTAGACTCGAAAGAACTCAATTTGAAAGCAAAAGTCGTTAGGATAACCAAAGATCCTGGTAGGCGCATTAGTCCGTATAATATGGGGGTACAATTCATCGATATAGAGGAGCATATAAGGGACGAAATCATAAAATTCGTTTTAAGCGAACAAAGAAAATTACGTAAAAAAGGTTGCATTTAGATAAATTTTACAGCCAGGAGGTGAATATATAAAGTGGATAATCGGTACTTGAATGTATTTCTGGAAGAAGCAAATGAACATATTCAGAATCTGAATAATGGTCTTTTAGCTCTCGAGAGCGAGCCAAGCCAGGAAATTTTGGATGAAATTTTCAGGTCAGCTCACACGCTGAAAGGCATGGCGGGTACAATGGGTTTTAATAAAATATCCGAGTTGACCCATGAAATGGAAGACCTGCTGCATGAAATAAGGAACGGAAGTTTATCGATCACAAACACCATTATAGATGTACTCTTGAAGTGCGTAGATATGCTCCAGGAAATGACAGAACAGATTTCTAAAGAAGGATGGGAAGGAGAAACCGACATCCGGCCTGCCATAGCCGAAATAAAAAAAGTTATGTCTAATACGTCTAATGACAGCAAAGCTGCGGACGAGTCGGAAGGAAAAGATGATACAGGTTTTAATGAATTTGAACTTCGACTGATGGAAGAAGCGGCTAATAAAAACTTAAAAACATGGGAATTACACGTGGAACTGGAAGAAAACTGTCTTCTTAAATCCGCACGGGCTTTCCTGGTGTTCAAAACTCTAGAGAATCTGGGAGAAATAATAAAGACAAAACCTCACATTCAAGATATTGAAGACGAAAAATTTGATAAAGAATTTTACATTTACATAATATCTTCCAGATCGGAAGAAGACCTCTTAAATGCGGTTAATTCTGTGTCAGAGTTAAAATCGGTTAATGTAAGGGAAATTAATTTGGGAAATTTCCAGAAAAAGCTGACGGTTGCAAGGGAAACGTCCTCTGTCAAAGAAAGCCCAAAAGAGACAAACAGGATCAGAAATACCAGCAAGACGCTGAGAGTGGATATCGAAAGACTGGATAATCTTATGAACCTTGTCAGCGAGCTTATAATTATAAAAACACGTTTAGAAGAGCTGGATAATTTAACCGAACAGGGGCAAAAAAGAAAAGAAGCCTTAGAATATCTGGAAAGAATAACTTCAAACCTCCACGACGCGGTCATGAAGGTAAGGATGGTACCCATTGAAAATGTTTTTAACCGGTTCCCAAGGGTGGTACGCGATCTGTCAAGAGAACTGAACAAAGAAGTCAAGCTGGTAATTGAGGGTGCTGAAACCGAACTGGACCGGACGGTTATAGATGAAATAGGTGACCCACTGATACATCTGATAAGAAACGCCTTGGATCACGGAATCGAAACGCCATCGGAAAGGTTAAAAAAAGGCAAACCCAGAGAAGGCACATTAAAGTTGAAGGCCTTTCACGACGGCAATAATGTTGTAATAGAGGTATCCGATGACGGGCGCGGCATCGATGTGGAAAAAGTATTGAAAAAAGCCCAGGAAAAAAACATGGTAGATAAATCCCAGGTAAAAAAATTAAAGGAAATTGAAATCCTGAGTTTCCTATTTGAATCCGGATTCAGCACCAGTGAGAGAGTGACGGACATTTCGGGAAGAGGAGTAGGGCTGGATGTTGTCAAGACTAAAATCGAATCCCTGGGTGGTTCTGTAGAAATTAAGACCGCGAAAGATGAGGGTACGACCTTTTCTATACGGCTGCCTTTGACTCTCGCCATAATCCAGGCTCTAATGGTCCAGCTGGGTCAGGAAAAATACGCCATACCTTTGAGTGCAATTAAAGAAATAGTAATTATACCTAATACGGAACTTAAAAAAGTACATAAACACGAAGTGATACTACTGAGGGGAAATGTAATTCCAGTTTTGAGATTGCACGAGATGCTTGACATACCTGATAACTGTCTGAAAAATGAAAATCTCACGGTGGTTATTGTAAAAAAAGGAGAGAAAGACGTAGGATTAATAGTCGACTCTCTGCTGGGAGAACAGGAGATAGTCATTAAGTCACTGGGCAACTTTTTGAAAAACATAAGATTTATAGCCGGCGCTACAATTTTGGGCGACGGTCAGGTTGCACTGATTCTAGATATCAATGCTTTGATTTAAAGGGGGTTCGTGCCATGGAGGAAGTTCGCCAGTTTGTGGTATTTAGACTGGGGCAGGAAGAATATGGGGTGGATATACTGCAGGTGAATACGATCGAGCGGATGATGCCTATAACCAGGGTTCCGAAAGCGCCGCATTATGTGGAAGGAGTTATAAACCTGAGGGGTGAAATAGTTCCGGTAATAGACCTGAGGAAGAGATTCGACCTACCCCCGCTCGAAATTACCGGTGATACGAGAATCATTATAGTTATGGTAGATGATTTAACTGTGGGAATGATTGTGGATTCCGCTACGGAGGTTATACAGCTGCCTCAGGAAGCTATCGAACCCTCAACCTCCGTTGCGGGAAACATCAATTCCGAGTTTTTAGAAGGGGTGGGCAAATTAAACGACAGGCTGCTTATAATATTAAATCTTGAAAAAATATTAAGGCCCGGAGAGCCCCAGCAGAGGGCCATAATGTGAGGTTCGATAAGTATGTTTTCTACTTTTGAGCTGGATGCCCTGAAGGAAGTCGGAAACATAGGGGCTGGAAACGCTGCGACAGCTCTGTCGATGCTGTTATCTCAAAAGGTACAGATGAAAATACCGGAAATAAAGGTGTTACCCTTTGACGAAGTATCAAAATCAGTAGGTGGGCCTGAGAATCTGGTTACTGGGATTTTTTTAAGAGTGGAAGGAGACCTAGGCTTTAATATTTTATTCATTATGCAGGCCGGTGATACAACAAATTTACTAAAAATTATACTCCACGAATCGAAAGAAACGCTGGAACTGACGGCTATGGAAGAATCAGCCTTGAAAGAAATTGGGAACATAATTGCCAGTGCTTTTATAGCAGCTCTCTCCGATTTTACAAAGCTGGCTTTAAGGATTTCTGTACCCAGTCTCGCCATAGATATGGCCGGTGCCATACTGAGTTTTCCCTTAAGCCTTTACGGCTGCATGGGAGACACAGCTTTTTTAATGGAAACCGAATTCGAAGAAGGGCTGGATGGAGTAAAAATTCATTTTTACCTTATACCCGATGATGACAAATCTTTCAGTACACTTTTAAAGACAATTGGAGTGAGATCTTCCGATGGAAATAATTCGCGTGGGGATGGGGGAATATAAGACGGCCAAAGCACCTGCATTGCTCGTATCTTTAGGGTTGGGATCCTGTGTGGGAGTGGTGTTGTACGACAGTACCAGGAAAATAGGCGGTTTGGCTCATGTAATGCTTCCCGACAGCAGTCTGAGCAGCAAGAAAGATTTTAATCCGGGGAAATTTGCGGATACAGCCATTGATCTGCTTGTCGCAGAACTTGAAAAGGCAGGAGCAAATTCTAAAAAACTCATAGCCAAGATAGCGGGTGGGGCCCAAATGTTCCAAATAAAATCGGACAACAATATCATGAAGATAGGAAAGCGCAACGTAGAAGCAGTTAAGAAGAAACTAGCAAAGATTAAGATAGACATAGTTGCAGAAGACGTCGAAGGAAATTACGGCAGGACCATAGAGTTTTGTTGTGATACGGGCAAGCTGACGGTGAAGACCATAGGCCATGGAATAAAAATACTGTAGATTTGAGGTGGTCAGGTGCAGGAGGCAGTCAGGGCTGAAAATCTCTGGATTGAGTATAAAAATACAGGAGACTCAAATTTGAAGGAAAGACTTATAGAAGAATACATACCTCTTGTAAAGCATATAGCAGCTCGTCTGGCCATAAATTTACCGCCCTGTGTAGATTACGATGACCTGGTGAGTGCCGGTATCATCGGGCTTCTACAAGCCATTGAACGCTATGACGTCGGAAAAGGAGTGAGATTTGAGACCTTTGCTTATACCAGGATCAGAGGGGCGATGCTTGATGAGTTACGCAGGTTAAATTGGATACCTCAAAAAACTATGGAGAAAGCTAAGCTTTTACAAGATGCCTATTCTCAAATGGAACAGGAATTGAATGGAAATGTAAAAGATGAGGATATCGCAAGAAAGTTGAACATTACCATAGCTGAACTTCACCAGACTTATAAAGAATTAGCTGCGACAAATTTAGTTTCTCTTGAGGAAATATTTTCGGTTGCGGTCGAAGATAATGGTGAGCCTGTATCTCATGTCGAAAAAGAAGAGATAAAAAGAATACTAGGGGAAGCAATCGATAGACTTCCACCCAAGGAAAAACTGGTAATCGCCCTTTACTATTACGAGGGTCTGAATTTAAAAGAAATATCCGTTGTCCTTAATCTGTCACCGGCCCGGATCTCACAACTCCATACCAAAGCCATTTTGAGGTTAAGGGGTAGTCTGAGTAGGAAAAGAGCTTATTTCCGGTAATAGGGGGTTAGAGCCAGTGGAAAAATCCCATGCGAGTGTCGGCGGATCCGTTGGTTATACCAAAGAGGATAACATTAACTCCCAGATAAACATCGAGATATCAAAGGACGAGATGAGTGCAGTAATCTCTTTGTCGCCGCCAAAAGGCGGGGAAATGCTAGGTCTGGAGGATATCATATCTGAATTGAACAAAAAGGGTATTAAATATGGAATAGACGTAGAAAAAATAAAGGAGATGCTGGATAAGGGTATATTTGGCAGCCGGATCCAGGTTGCAAAAGGATTGGAACCAAAAGCGGGAAGAGATGGAGAAATTAAGTATTATTTTGAAGTGCATAAAAATTTAAAGCCTAAAATTGCCGAAGACGGCAGGGTTGATTTTCGAGATCTCGGTTTTATCACGAATGTAGCAAAAGGGCAGTTGCTAGCAGAAATAATCCCCCCTGAAAAAGGTGTACCGGGCAAGACAGTAACGGGAAAAACGCTGCCTGCAAAAGACGGGAAAGAGGTCAAATTCCGAACAGGAAAGAATGTAATTTTGTCCGAAGATAAAAGTAAGATTTTTTCCGGAATTGATGGGCATCCTGTAATATTTGACGGACAGATAAGCGTCTTACCTGTAATGGAGATAAGAGGAGATGTAGGGCCTGCTACCGGAAATATAGATTTCGTAGGTGGCGTAAAGATTTATGGAAATATAAAGAGTGGATACAAAGTAAAAGCCAAAGGTGACGTAGAGGTGGAAGGCTACGTCGAATCCGCTGAAATAATATCGGGTGGGACAGTTTTATTAAAAAGAGGAATACAGGGCATGGGTAAAGGCTTTGTTAAAGCCGCACAGGATGTTGTGGCAAAGTATATAGAAAACAGCACAGTCGAGGCCGGGCAAAATATTATCGTCTACGAGGCGATAATGCACAGCTATATTTCAGCAGGGAACAGGATAGAAGTAACCGGTAAAAAAGGCCAGCTGGTCGGCGGCAGTGCAAAAGCCGGGGAAGAAATTATTGCAAAAATCATAGGCTCCCCAATGGCTACATATACTGAAGTTGAAGTAGGTATAAACCCGAGTCACAAAAAAAAGCTTCAGGAAATTAATGAAAACCTAGAATATATAAAAAGCAGCCTTGAAAAAATAAAGAAAGCGGTTGAAGTGTTAGAAAAGCTGAGAAATAAAGAATCGTTAACACCAGATAAAATTCAAATGTTGAAAAAGCTGAAAGACTCAGAAGCAATGCTCCGGCATCAGCAGGAGGATCTCATTAAAGAGAAAGAAAAACTCCAGTATATTATTAAAAGTTCGGTGAAAGCTAAAGTTTCGGCTTATAACGCCATTTATCCCGGTGTGAATATTGTTATCGGCAACGCGAGTATGAAATTGAAAGATAAGGTTGAACACGCTACTTTTTACAATCATGAAGGTCAGATAAAATTCGGAACGTACGAAGGCAGGTGAGTTTTTAGCCATGCGTCCGGTTGACTTGCAGGTAGTTATTCCAAAAGTGACAGAGGTGTCTAAGAACCAGCAAGTCCTGAAAGACGCTGGTGAAGCAGGACAAAGCATAATGGCCTCACAATTTCAGGAACAGCTTCGGGTTATGAAGCAAAAAGTAAATTTACCTCCGAAAGCGGAACGGCTTCAGGTCACCCCCGACAGAAGAGAGAATCGTGAAAGGGAAAAAGATAAAAATAGGGAAAAATCTCGGAATGGCCGGCATGTAGACCTGAAAATTTAGTATGTAAACTGAAGCTTTGAGAAATCAAAGCTTCAGACTGTCGACAAAGTAACTGTCGACAGTCTTTTTTTGCAAAAGCTAGTACAAAAATCATCAGCTTTTTAGTAAAATTAAAGAAGATACAAAAATATTGTGGGGCGATGAAATGTTAACGAAGAAAAATCGAGAAATAATAGAGCAGGTAGAATTAGTAAGCATCGATAGCTTAGTACCTCAAGACCATCTCCTTAGGGCAGTAGAAGAAAGCATCGACTTTAATTTCATTTATGATGAAGTAAAAGACCTATATAGCGAAAATACAGGAAGACCTAGTATTGACCCGGTAGTGTTAATTAAGCTACTCATGCTCCAAGCATTGTATGGAATCCGCTCCATGCGCCAAACCATCAGAGAAGTAGAAGTCAATGTAGCTTACCGTTGGTTTTTAGGCTATGGATTACAAGAAAAAATACCTCACTTTTCAACTTTTGGAAAAAACTATGAACGGCGGTTTAAGGAAAGTGATCTATTTGAAAAGATATTCGAGCGGGTGTTGATGGAAGCAATAGAATGCGGGTTTGTTAAAACAGATGCAGTATTTATCGATGCTACTCACATAAAAGCCAGTGCCAATAAGAATAAATATATCGAGAAAGTCGCTAAGCAACGGACTCAAAAATATAAGGAAGAACTTTTAAAAGAAATCAACGCCGAACGGGAAGCAAACGGTAAAAAGCCCTTTGAAGAAGAAGATGATGATGACGATAACAACAAAGGAGAAAATAGCTCTAAAAAAGTCAGGGTAAGCACCACAGATCCTGAAAGTGGGATGTTTCAAAAAGGGGAAAAAGAGCGCTGCTTTGCCTACACAGCTTCTGTAGCCTGTGACCGGAACAACTTTGTCCTTGGTGTCAAAATAGCACCTGGAAATGTTCATGACAGCCAGGTATTCTCCGATTTATTTCAAGAAGTAAACGATAAATTTTCTAAAATAGAGGCGGTAGTGGTTGATGCAGGCTACAAAACCCCCGGGATATGCAGAGAAATCATTGAGGCAGGAGCGCTTCCCGTTATGCCCTACAAGAGGCCGATGACCAAAGATGGTTACTTTAAAAAACGCGAATACGTCTATGACGAATATTATGATTGTTACATATGCCCCAACAACCAAATATTAGAATACAGCACCACCAACCGGGCGGGATACCGGGAATATAGGAGCAACCCCCAAATATGCTGTAAATGTCCCATGCGCCTACAGTGCACCAAAAGTAAAAATTACACAAAAATCATAACTCGGCATATATGGGAGCATTACATAGAAATAGCGGAAGATATAAGACACACCCAATGGGGTAAAGAACTATACAAAATGCGCGGCCAGACCATCGAGCGGGTATTTGCCGATGCGAAGGAAAAGCATGGCATGCGCTATACAAATCTACGAGGCTTGAGGAAAGTTGGACATTACCTCACGCTTCTTTTCGCATGCATGAATTTAAAAAAGCTGGCTTTATGGAAGAAAAGACGGGGAACGTTTCCGCCAACAGTCCCCGCTTTACATTCGTTTTTCTTAAAAATTTTCTTCGCCTTCAACAAAAAGCCGCTTTTAGGTTATGCATCCTAAAAGCGGCTTTGTCTACAAGCTGAAGCTTTGAGAAATCAAAGCTTTTGTTTTTTTAAACGGCCATTTTTTCTTTACTTGACTTTTACCTGTGTTTGGAGTATATTATTTACAGAAAACCAACTAAAACGATAGGAATTAAGGAGCGAATCTAAATTGAAACTATCTACAAAAGGTCGGTATGGACTTAAAGCCATGTTTGACCTGGCTATCAATTACGGTGAAGGTCCCATCCCCCTAAAAAGCATAGCTGATCGGCAGAATATATCCGAGCATTATCTGGAACAGCTCATAATGATTTTAAGGAAGGCCGGGCTCGTAAAAAGCGTCCGGGGTGCTCAGGGTGGGTATATGCTGGCCAAAAAGCCGGCGGAAATTACCGTAGGCGACGTACTTAGGGTTCTTGAAGGACCTATCGGACTTGTGGACTGCGTACTGGAACAGGACCCGCTGGAATGTGATAAAGCCGAAAACTGTATAATGCGCATTGTATGGGAGAAAATAAGAGACAGTATGATTGCTGCTATGGATTCAATAACGCTCCAGGATATGTGTAACGAAGCCGAGAAGCGCAAAGCAGAGTCGCAAAATTACATGTATTATATTTAAAATAATTAAATTAAGGAGATGGGTTTATGAGAAGGATATATATGGATCATGCCGGTACTACCCCTATGAGAAAAGAAGTGCTCGAAGCCATGCTCCCGTATTTTACCGAGAAATTCGGTAATGCATCGACTGTATACTCATATGGTAGGGAGGCAAAGGCGGCTATTGAGGAAGCTAGAGAGAAGGTAGCACATCTTGTAGGAGCCGATCCAAGGGAGATATTCTTTACCAGCGGCGGTACCGAATCGGACAACTGGGCTCTCAGGGGTATTGCCCATGCAAATAAAGATAGGGGTAACCACATCATAACAACATCAATAGAACACCATGCTGTACTCCATACCTGTGAAGACCTCGAAAAAGAGGGTTTTAAACTTACCTACCTCCCGGTTGACAAATACGGTTTGGTAAAGGTCGAAGATGTGATAAACGCCATAACCGATGAGACCATACTTGTTTCGATCATGCACGCCAACAATGAGATCGGAACGATAGAACCCATATCGGAAATAGGCCAAGCTTTGAAAAAGCTGGACAAGAAGGTTTATTTCCATACCGATGCGGTGCAAACCGTAGGCAAAATCCCTGTAAAAGTTGACGAATTGGGTGTGGACCTTTTAAGCATCTCAGCTCATAAAATATACGGCCCCAAAGGCGTAGGAGCTTTATATATCCGTAAAGGCACAAAAATCAAGCCGTTCATGACGGGAGGAGCCCAGGAGAACAAGCGAAGGGCCGGTACGGAAAACGTTCCCGGTATAGTAGGCCTGGGCAAAGCTGCGGAGCTAGCCGAGCAGGAACTCGAGGCCCAATACAAAAAGCTATCGCACTTGAGAGACAAGTTGATTAATGGCATTATGGAGAAAATTCCCCATGTGATATTGAACGGACACCCGACCCAGCGCCTGCCTCATAACGTGAATCTATGCTTTGAGTATATAGAAGGCGAATCGCTCCTGCTCAATCTGGATATGAAGGGCATCTGTGCTTCCAGCGGTTCCGCCTGCACATCGGGTTCCCTTGAACCGTCGCACGTTCTTCTGGCTATAGGATTGCCGCATGAAATAGCTCACGGTTCTTTGAGACTCACTCTAGGAAGGGATA
The DNA window shown above is from Thermosediminibacter oceani DSM 16646 and carries:
- the nifS gene encoding cysteine desulfurase NifS, which gives rise to MRRIYMDHAGTTPMRKEVLEAMLPYFTEKFGNASTVYSYGREAKAAIEEAREKVAHLVGADPREIFFTSGGTESDNWALRGIAHANKDRGNHIITTSIEHHAVLHTCEDLEKEGFKLTYLPVDKYGLVKVEDVINAITDETILVSIMHANNEIGTIEPISEIGQALKKLDKKVYFHTDAVQTVGKIPVKVDELGVDLLSISAHKIYGPKGVGALYIRKGTKIKPFMTGGAQENKRRAGTENVPGIVGLGKAAELAEQELEAQYKKLSHLRDKLINGIMEKIPHVILNGHPTQRLPHNVNLCFEYIEGESLLLNLDMKGICASSGSACTSGSLEPSHVLLAIGLPHEIAHGSLRLTLGRDNTEEDVDYVLEVLPGIVEKLRQMSPLFPKEGR